From bacterium, a single genomic window includes:
- the hrcA gene encoding heat-inducible transcriptional repressor HrcA translates to MTRFAAPLSERQTQILLAIVREHVQTREPVGSQVVRETYGVQASTATIRNEMVELEHAGYLYQPHTSAGRVPCDSAYRVYVNYLTTSEAPEPQTAGWIEGEYRRLGREPHELLRQTSRLLARLTSHPAVATLPPVEEPTLQRIGLQPVSATNVLLTYATSDGQERHHLLGTGEPVTAAQLTALSEALDRVLTGRRVSLLSQLSLQALRPYLKDQVVPESLLTAIAQAAATDDSTEVYVEGTSYILDEPEFGERERLRAFMRTLDEHSSLRRVLQAAVDSPSMTVTIGREHQVEAMAECSLVASPYPYGRAHGVVGIFGPTRMDYRRAMGAVAFVARKLSEALSQLGR, encoded by the coding sequence GTGACGCGCTTTGCTGCGCCCCTGTCCGAACGGCAGACGCAGATCCTGCTGGCCATCGTGCGCGAGCATGTGCAGACCCGCGAGCCGGTGGGCTCGCAGGTCGTGCGCGAGACCTATGGCGTGCAGGCCAGCACGGCCACCATTCGCAACGAGATGGTGGAGTTGGAGCACGCCGGTTATCTGTACCAGCCGCACACCTCCGCCGGGCGTGTGCCGTGCGACAGCGCCTACCGCGTCTATGTGAACTACCTGACGACCTCGGAAGCGCCGGAGCCCCAGACGGCAGGCTGGATCGAGGGCGAGTACCGCCGGCTGGGCCGCGAGCCGCACGAGCTGCTCCGGCAGACCTCGCGGCTGCTGGCGCGCCTGACCTCCCATCCCGCCGTCGCGACCTTGCCTCCGGTCGAGGAACCGACCCTCCAGCGCATCGGCCTGCAGCCGGTGAGTGCCACCAATGTGCTGCTAACCTACGCGACCTCGGACGGCCAGGAGCGCCATCACCTGCTGGGCACCGGCGAGCCGGTGACGGCGGCGCAACTCACGGCGCTGTCGGAGGCGTTGGACCGGGTGCTGACCGGGCGGCGGGTGAGCCTGCTGAGCCAGTTGAGCCTGCAGGCCCTGCGGCCGTATCTGAAGGACCAGGTGGTGCCCGAGAGCCTGCTGACGGCCATCGCCCAGGCGGCGGCCACCGATGACTCGACCGAGGTCTACGTCGAGGGGACCAGCTACATCCTGGACGAGCCGGAGTTCGGGGAGCGCGAACGCCTGCGGGCGTTCATGCGCACCCTCGACGAGCACTCGTCGCTGCGCCGCGTGCTGCAGGCGGCGGTGGACAGCCCCTCGATGACCGTCACCATCGGCCGTGAGCACCAGGTGGAGGCCATGGCGGAGTGCAGCCTCGTGGCCAGCCCGTACCCGTACGGGCGGGCGCACGGGGTCGTCGGCATTTTCGGCCCGACGCGGATGGACTACCGCCGGGCCATGGGCGCCGTGGCCTTCGTCGCGCGGAAGCTGTCGGAAGCCCTGTCGCAGTTGGGGAGATAG
- a CDS encoding type II toxin-antitoxin system RelE/ParE family toxin has product MYRVSISDRAMAELAEFPEGVARRLLDAIGRLADWPNHGRDVRKLSGPLEGLWRLRVGNYRALFSVNTKQKLITVTRTGSRQTIY; this is encoded by the coding sequence ATGTACAGGGTTAGTATCAGTGACCGGGCCATGGCGGAGTTGGCGGAGTTCCCCGAAGGGGTAGCGCGTCGTCTGCTTGATGCCATTGGACGCCTGGCAGACTGGCCCAACCACGGCCGCGATGTACGTAAGCTCTCTGGCCCCCTCGAGGGCCTCTGGCGCCTGCGCGTCGGGAACTACCGTGCACTCTTCTCCGTGAACACGAAGCAGAAGCTCATCACTGTGACGCGCACCGGATCGCGCCAGACCATCTACTGA
- a CDS encoding TCP-1/cpn60 chaperonin family protein codes for MTPSDGEQARRNASAEREERLSALQSNAAAIAAVAAAVEGTLGPRGLDSMLVGRGGEVTITNDGSTILQEIEVNHPAARLLIATARAQDEQVGDGTTTATILAAALVAEGVKQVQRGVPVTRVIEGLRLGLAAALQALREAARPVTLDDPLLRQAALVAGRGQADLADLVLQAARRLPADKLLHDPAFRLGGRLTAIEGADNEVLDGLLIEKQRLSKQMPLEVAPARLLLLDDALEPEEIEPEALATEAGFQRYLDLQRDFLDQLGKLAELQVNCVMTQRGIAEAAEEALGEQGVLAVRRLTRRDMAEIARHTGARPLKRSALRRPVAELAPCLGRAERVAEDERHGHIRITGGSGEGTATIIVSAATAEVRQERLRIAEDAAAAVQAALQGGLLPGGGAAEIAALPAVLAARKGAAGMAAYGLDCVSEALKRPLAQIVANAGYNPLEKVEEVVARAQPGAAIGVDCDTGETADMLALGVVDAAPVKLYALQAAGEIATAVLRIATVIRRRDERPDEAANGER; via the coding sequence ATGACCCCCTCAGACGGTGAACAGGCGCGTCGGAACGCCTCGGCCGAGCGCGAGGAGCGCCTCTCGGCGCTGCAGAGCAACGCCGCGGCCATCGCGGCCGTGGCGGCGGCGGTGGAGGGCACCCTCGGGCCCCGCGGGCTGGACTCCATGCTCGTGGGGCGTGGCGGCGAGGTGACCATCACCAACGACGGCTCCACCATCCTGCAGGAGATCGAGGTCAACCATCCGGCTGCCCGGCTGCTCATTGCCACCGCGCGGGCGCAGGACGAGCAGGTCGGCGACGGCACCACCACCGCGACGATCCTGGCGGCGGCGCTGGTGGCCGAGGGCGTCAAGCAGGTGCAACGCGGTGTGCCGGTCACGCGCGTCATCGAGGGGCTGCGCCTGGGCCTTGCGGCGGCGCTGCAGGCCCTGCGCGAGGCGGCGCGACCTGTGACGCTGGATGATCCGCTGCTGCGGCAGGCGGCGCTGGTGGCAGGGCGGGGGCAGGCTGACCTGGCCGACCTGGTGCTGCAAGCTGCCCGGCGTCTCCCGGCGGATAAGCTCCTGCACGACCCGGCGTTCCGCCTGGGCGGGCGCTTGACGGCCATCGAGGGGGCCGACAATGAGGTGCTCGACGGCCTGCTGATCGAGAAGCAGCGCCTGAGCAAGCAGATGCCGCTGGAGGTCGCACCGGCGCGTCTGTTGTTACTAGATGATGCGCTGGAACCTGAGGAGATCGAGCCGGAGGCACTGGCCACCGAGGCCGGCTTCCAGCGCTATCTGGACCTGCAGCGTGACTTTCTCGACCAACTGGGCAAGCTGGCCGAACTGCAGGTCAATTGCGTGATGACCCAGCGGGGCATCGCCGAGGCGGCTGAGGAGGCGCTGGGCGAGCAGGGCGTGCTGGCGGTGCGACGGCTGACGCGGCGCGACATGGCCGAGATCGCCCGACACACCGGCGCGCGGCCGCTGAAGCGTTCGGCGCTGCGGCGGCCTGTCGCGGAACTGGCTCCCTGTCTCGGCCGTGCCGAGCGCGTGGCCGAGGACGAACGGCACGGGCATATCCGCATCACGGGCGGCAGCGGCGAGGGCACGGCGACGATCATCGTCAGCGCGGCAACGGCGGAGGTGCGCCAGGAGCGGCTACGGATCGCCGAGGATGCCGCGGCGGCGGTGCAGGCGGCGCTACAGGGCGGGTTGCTGCCCGGCGGCGGCGCCGCGGAGATCGCCGCCCTTCCGGCAGTGCTGGCAGCCCGCAAGGGCGCGGCGGGCATGGCGGCCTATGGGCTGGACTGTGTCAGTGAGGCGCTGAAGCGGCCTCTGGCGCAGATCGTGGCCAACGCCGGCTACAACCCGCTGGAGAAGGTCGAAGAGGTGGTGGCTCGGGCGCAGCCTGGAGCGGCCATCGGCGTAGACTGCGATACCGGCGAGACGGCGGACATGCTGGCCCTGGGCGTGGTGGATGCCGCGCCGGTGAAGCTCTATGCCCTGCAGGCCGCCGGGGAGATCGCAACGGCCGTGCTGCGGATCGCCACGGTCATCAGGAGACGAGACGAGCGGCCCGACGAGGCCGCGAACGGTGAACGGTGA
- the grpE gene encoding nucleotide exchange factor GrpE has protein sequence MFDKNDKQQGKRIPITDDEPQGDVATPPDDSAEEAGDASRSDDLLAALEAELAEVREAHLRAVADLQNFRRRSAEERAQQLQYANEQLILELLPVLDNFERATGCTVEGDAAENLLRGVCMVQQQFIAALGHFGVARMTTTGQAFDPALHDAVERVETDEVGEGTIVGEALPGYTLSGRVIRPAKVRVAVAPH, from the coding sequence ATGTTCGACAAGAACGACAAACAACAGGGGAAGCGCATCCCCATCACCGACGATGAGCCGCAGGGCGACGTCGCGACCCCGCCTGACGACAGCGCCGAAGAGGCCGGCGACGCCAGCCGGTCCGACGACCTGCTGGCGGCGCTCGAGGCCGAACTGGCGGAGGTCCGCGAGGCCCATCTGCGCGCTGTGGCGGACCTGCAGAACTTCCGCCGTCGGTCCGCGGAGGAGCGCGCGCAGCAGTTGCAGTACGCCAACGAGCAGTTGATCCTGGAGTTGCTGCCCGTGCTGGACAACTTCGAGCGTGCCACCGGCTGCACCGTCGAGGGTGACGCAGCGGAGAACCTGCTGCGCGGCGTCTGCATGGTGCAACAGCAGTTCATCGCCGCCCTGGGCCACTTTGGCGTGGCCCGCATGACGACCACGGGGCAGGCCTTCGATCCGGCACTGCACGACGCGGTCGAGCGCGTGGAGACCGACGAGGTGGGGGAAGGGACGATCGTGGGCGAGGCGCTGCCGGGCTACACTCTCAGCGGCCGGGTCATCCGCCCGGCCAAGGTGCGCGTGGCGGTGGCGCCACACTAG
- the bcp gene encoding thioredoxin-dependent thiol peroxidase — MGELHEGDKAPAFELPASTGGTIALADFLGRQHLVLYFYPKDMTPGCTQEACSFRDLHEEFNEAGAAILGVSVDSLDSHAKFVAKHELSFPLLSDAGALVAQAYGVWKEKNMYGKRKMGVERSTFVIDRSGLIRRVWRKVKVNEHADEVLEFVRQLA; from the coding sequence ATGGGCGAACTGCATGAGGGAGACAAGGCACCGGCGTTCGAGCTGCCGGCCAGCACGGGCGGGACGATCGCGCTGGCGGATTTCCTGGGTCGCCAGCACCTGGTGCTCTATTTCTACCCCAAGGACATGACGCCGGGCTGCACCCAGGAAGCCTGCAGCTTCCGTGACCTGCACGAGGAGTTCAACGAAGCCGGAGCGGCGATCCTGGGTGTCAGTGTGGACAGCCTGGACTCACACGCCAAGTTCGTCGCCAAGCACGAACTGAGCTTCCCGCTGCTCTCGGATGCCGGCGCGCTGGTGGCGCAAGCCTACGGGGTGTGGAAAGAGAAGAACATGTACGGCAAGAGGAAGATGGGCGTGGAGCGCAGCACGTTCGTCATTGACCGGAGCGGCCTCATCCGCCGCGTCTGGCGCAAGGTGAAGGTTAACGAGCACGCCGACGAGGTGCTGGAGTTCGTGCGGCAGCTGGCGTAG
- a CDS encoding branched-chain amino acid ABC transporter permease, with protein sequence MNRLLRHNWLLPVLGLILLAVPPLTRSPYYMSIGVFVALHAMVALGLGLLLGYAGQVSLGQAAFYGLGAYGSAILTLHYHWDPWLALAGAAVITGLAAYLIGQPTLKLHGNYLAMATLGLGIIVRILFNEGGEFTGGPSGLPGIPDLRLGPLAIRDDLRMYLLVWPVLCLQVLLASNLLRSRLGRCLRAIHYSEIAAGSCAIDTGRAKVMVFVFSAVCASVAGSLYAHYVKFVNPEPFSFAFSIELVVMVIVGGAGTLLGPIIGTAVLTVITQVLVAVGGRYPVVKDLDVVIFGLLLVAILIVRQRKGAPRH encoded by the coding sequence ATGAACCGCCTCCTGCGCCACAACTGGTTGCTCCCGGTCCTCGGCCTGATCCTCCTCGCAGTGCCGCCGCTGACGCGCAGCCCCTACTACATGAGCATCGGCGTCTTCGTCGCCCTCCATGCCATGGTGGCCCTGGGCCTGGGACTGCTGCTGGGGTACGCGGGGCAAGTATCGCTGGGGCAGGCCGCCTTCTACGGCCTGGGGGCATACGGTTCGGCCATCCTGACGCTGCACTATCACTGGGACCCGTGGCTGGCCCTCGCCGGGGCGGCCGTCATCACCGGCCTGGCAGCCTACCTGATCGGCCAGCCGACGCTGAAGCTGCACGGCAACTACCTGGCGATGGCCACGTTGGGGCTGGGGATCATCGTGAGGATCCTCTTCAACGAGGGGGGGGAGTTCACGGGTGGCCCGTCCGGGTTGCCAGGCATCCCGGACCTGCGCCTCGGCCCGCTGGCGATCAGGGACGACCTGCGCATGTACCTGCTCGTCTGGCCGGTGCTGTGTCTGCAGGTGCTGCTGGCGAGCAACCTGCTCCGCTCGCGGCTGGGGCGCTGCCTGCGGGCCATTCACTACAGCGAGATCGCCGCCGGCAGTTGTGCCATTGACACCGGCCGGGCCAAGGTGATGGTCTTCGTCTTCAGCGCCGTGTGCGCGTCGGTGGCCGGCAGCCTCTACGCCCACTACGTCAAGTTCGTGAACCCCGAGCCGTTCAGCTTCGCGTTTTCCATCGAGCTGGTGGTGATGGTGATCGTCGGCGGGGCCGGCACGCTCCTGGGCCCCATCATCGGCACGGCCGTGCTGACGGTGATCACGCAGGTGCTGGTGGCGGTGGGCGGGCGCTACCCGGTGGTCAAGGACCTGGATGTCGTGATCTTCGGCTTGCTCCTGGTCGCGATCCTGATCGTCCGCCAACGCAAAGGCGCCCCCCGCCACTAG
- a CDS encoding branched-chain amino acid ABC transporter permease — protein sequence MSAELLQYILTGLTVGCVYALVGLAFTIIYNATGVINFAQGEFVVLGALLFYTLLSVLHLPLAVALVLAVVAVALLGLLMERLAIRPLRHAPVVALVIVTVGVSVIIRGAARLIWGPDAFPVPAFSGEKSLFVGGAAIQSQYLWVVGLAVLVLVGVRLFFDRTAIGKAMQACAINSEAARLSGISVERMVQLSFALSAGVSALAGAVISPITFAAYDTGTVLGLKGFAAAIIGGLGNGTGAVFGGLVVGLLENLGTGLAPEGAAGFQDAFAFVVLVLMLFLKPEGLLGKKRTEGL from the coding sequence ATGTCTGCGGAGTTGCTGCAGTACATCCTGACAGGTCTGACCGTAGGCTGCGTGTATGCGCTCGTGGGCCTGGCCTTCACGATCATCTACAACGCCACCGGTGTCATCAACTTCGCGCAGGGCGAGTTCGTCGTCCTCGGCGCGCTGCTGTTCTACACGCTGCTGAGCGTGCTGCACCTGCCCCTGGCCGTCGCGCTGGTGCTCGCGGTCGTGGCGGTGGCCCTCCTGGGCCTGCTGATGGAGCGCCTGGCGATCCGGCCCCTGCGCCACGCGCCGGTCGTCGCCCTGGTCATCGTCACTGTCGGCGTCTCGGTCATCATCCGCGGGGCCGCACGGCTCATCTGGGGCCCCGACGCCTTCCCGGTGCCCGCCTTCTCGGGGGAAAAGTCGCTGTTCGTCGGCGGCGCCGCCATCCAGTCGCAGTACCTGTGGGTCGTCGGCCTGGCCGTGCTGGTGCTCGTGGGGGTGCGGTTGTTCTTCGACCGCACTGCCATCGGCAAGGCCATGCAGGCGTGCGCCATCAACTCCGAGGCGGCCCGCCTGTCGGGCATCAGCGTCGAGCGCATGGTGCAGCTCTCGTTCGCCCTCAGCGCCGGCGTGTCGGCCCTGGCCGGAGCCGTCATCTCCCCCATCACCTTCGCCGCCTATGACACCGGAACCGTGCTGGGCCTCAAGGGCTTCGCCGCGGCGATCATCGGCGGGCTGGGCAACGGGACCGGGGCCGTGTTCGGCGGCCTCGTGGTGGGTCTGCTCGAGAACCTGGGCACCGGTCTGGCGCCTGAGGGCGCCGCCGGCTTCCAGGACGCCTTCGCCTTCGTGGTGCTGGTGCTGATGCTGTTCCTGAAGCCGGAGGGCTTGCTGGGCAAGAAGAGAACGGAGGGACTCTAG
- a CDS encoding ABC transporter substrate-binding protein, with amino-acid sequence MRLSVPALVLVVLCVFALLLTGCPKPQQPPTAPPMPTTGAGAPPGPGPAAGEPLVIGCIFSVTGQAGAPLGEPEKATVEMIATQINGTGGVNGRPLKLVIEDDGSEESKAVLAAKKLIEQDKVLAIVGPTLSGPSMAIIKPCTDAGVPLFSCAASAKITSPIAERKWVFSSAQTDALAVERLVDHLKAQQIKTVGIICDSNKFGQSGAEQLKAQLPKAGVQIVDEEKFASKDTSMVAQLTKIKAKNPDGIVCWGTNPGPAVVAKNAASLGLKSKLFMSHGIANMKFIELAGAAAEGVIFPAGYLTVAGELPDGNPQKAVLTKYAADFQTATGKPANTFGGHAFDALQMVLAAIRAGATDRVSIRNGLEKISNHAGIGGTFNLSATDHNGLTKDAFALVTIQGGKWTLVK; translated from the coding sequence ATGCGCCTGTCCGTGCCTGCTCTCGTCCTTGTCGTGCTGTGCGTCTTCGCCTTGCTGCTGACGGGGTGCCCCAAGCCCCAGCAGCCTCCTACTGCGCCCCCCATGCCGACCACCGGTGCCGGGGCCCCGCCCGGGCCGGGGCCGGCGGCGGGCGAGCCCCTCGTCATCGGCTGCATCTTCTCGGTCACCGGTCAGGCCGGAGCGCCGCTGGGTGAGCCGGAGAAGGCCACCGTCGAGATGATCGCCACGCAGATCAACGGCACTGGCGGCGTCAATGGCCGCCCCCTCAAGCTCGTCATCGAGGACGACGGCAGTGAGGAGTCCAAGGCCGTCCTCGCCGCCAAGAAACTCATTGAGCAGGACAAGGTCCTGGCCATTGTGGGCCCGACCCTGAGCGGTCCGAGCATGGCCATCATCAAGCCCTGCACCGACGCCGGCGTCCCTCTCTTCTCCTGCGCCGCCTCTGCCAAGATCACCAGCCCCATCGCCGAACGCAAGTGGGTCTTCTCCAGCGCCCAGACCGATGCTCTGGCTGTGGAGCGCCTGGTCGACCACCTGAAGGCCCAGCAGATCAAGACGGTCGGTATCATCTGCGACAGCAACAAGTTCGGCCAGAGCGGGGCGGAGCAGCTCAAAGCCCAGCTCCCCAAGGCCGGCGTCCAGATCGTGGATGAGGAGAAGTTCGCGAGCAAGGACACGTCGATGGTGGCCCAGCTCACCAAGATCAAGGCCAAGAACCCCGACGGCATCGTCTGCTGGGGCACCAATCCCGGTCCGGCGGTCGTCGCCAAGAACGCGGCCAGCCTCGGCCTGAAGTCCAAGCTCTTCATGAGCCACGGCATCGCCAACATGAAGTTCATCGAGCTGGCGGGCGCGGCGGCCGAGGGCGTCATCTTCCCGGCCGGCTACCTCACCGTGGCCGGCGAACTGCCCGACGGCAACCCGCAGAAGGCAGTCCTGACCAAGTACGCCGCCGACTTCCAGACCGCCACCGGCAAGCCTGCCAACACCTTTGGCGGCCACGCCTTTGATGCGCTGCAGATGGTCCTGGCGGCCATCAGGGCCGGTGCCACCGACCGGGTGAGTATCCGCAACGGCCTGGAGAAGATCAGCAACCACGCCGGCATCGGCGGTACGTTCAACCTGTCGGCCACCGACCACAATGGCCTGACCAAGGATGCCTTCGCCCTGGTCACCATCCAGGGCGGCAAGTGGACCCTCGTCAAGTAG
- the sigH gene encoding RNA polymerase sporulation sigma factor SigH: protein MAAGNLASTYVLHRMADEEVVAQAKKGSLWATEHLLRKYRHLVEGKAKSYFLLGADHEDVVQEGMIGLFKAIRDFSGENLAAFRSFAELCVTRQIITAVKTATRHKHSLLNAYVSVELPCTEQDDEPPLRELLVEEHPSDPQELFLCREFRTEVDGHIRQVLSPLEAEALRRYIEGRSYHDIARELRCGIKQVDNALQRAKKKLGRSLAASRN, encoded by the coding sequence ATGGCTGCAGGCAACCTCGCCAGCACATATGTCCTACATCGCATGGCAGACGAGGAGGTTGTCGCACAAGCCAAGAAAGGCTCCCTGTGGGCCACTGAGCACCTTCTGCGGAAGTACCGGCATCTGGTCGAGGGGAAGGCGAAGTCCTATTTCCTTCTGGGCGCGGACCATGAGGACGTGGTCCAGGAGGGGATGATCGGCCTGTTCAAGGCCATCCGTGACTTCTCCGGCGAGAACCTCGCGGCGTTCCGCTCCTTCGCCGAACTCTGTGTCACCCGCCAGATCATCACGGCGGTCAAGACGGCAACTCGTCACAAGCACTCATTGCTCAATGCGTATGTCTCAGTCGAGCTGCCGTGCACAGAGCAGGACGATGAGCCCCCGCTGCGGGAGTTGCTCGTCGAAGAGCACCCCAGTGACCCACAGGAGTTGTTCCTGTGCCGGGAGTTCCGCACCGAAGTTGACGGGCATATCCGTCAGGTGCTCTCACCGCTGGAGGCGGAGGCCCTCCGCCGCTACATCGAGGGCCGCTCGTATCACGACATCGCGCGCGAGCTGCGTTGCGGCATCAAGCAGGTAGACAACGCCCTGCAGCGCGCCAAGAAGAAGCTGGGACGCAGTCTGGCCGCCTCGCGCAACTAA